CGTTTCAGTACAGACCTAAAAGGAAGCGTTCCTTTAAGTCGGTACCTCAAGCGGCGGCCGCAGCTTCACCGCGGTGGCAGTACCCGGAAGCTCGACTCACTTCCGCCTTCTACAACCGGACCAACCGGTTTCTACGCGTCACACAAACTGTGTCTCTAAGTTTCAGCCCCAGTGCCCAGTGTTCGTCAGCGATTGGTTCATTTCTCTATTTATCATTTCCagcaggtattttttttaatcctcgtCAGCCAATCAAATGGCTCCCCCGGCCGGTTCTATTCGGAAACCCCCGGGATTGGTTTACGTAAGACACCAGCAAGTTCGTTTGACTCTTTGGTGAGAGTGAATGAAATGTGCGGGCTGCCAACAGCGGCGAAGTGCGGGGCAGCCGTGGGGGCTCGGTAAGGTGAAGCGGTCTAAGAAGGAGAGAGCCCGGCCGGTTTTCGGGTCACTAAATTCTCCATTGCCGGGTGCTGGCCTCCCTCGATACAGCCATGCCTGGTGGAACCGTCCGGGGCCCGTTGGCCGTGCTGCTCTTTGCTCTGCTCGCCCCGTTTGCGGTAGTTGCAGCCGCTCTGGGTGACAAGGTGATCTGGGCTGTCAATGCTGGGGGCGAGGCCCATGTGGACGTACACGGCATCCACTACCGAAAGGACCCGCTGGAGGGCAGAGTGGGCAGAGGTGAGTGCCTGGGTGAAGGCCGGAGAATAGAGAAGCAGGTACTGTGTACAGGAGCTAAGAGAGTGGAAACATATGGCACATCCCACTGAGGCTCTGCATTGTATAGGAAGGCTGTGAGAACTTCCTGTGCCTGTGGATAGACTACAAGTCTACTGCAgcctcaataataataataataagttgaGAGGCAGAGAATAGGAGTGATTCACCCCTAGAGCAGTGTGACCCCCATCTGTGGAGGGCCAGCTGTTTGCAAAACAACTCCTGCCATCaagggcattatgggagttgtagttttgcaacagctggttggtaAAACCCTGCAATAGAGGCTAGCTGCAAGTTGTGGTGTCAGTGCACATGATCATGGTCCATGATGACCAGTGTACAGAAAAATACTTGAGTACAATCCTATGTTCTGGAGCTTCACAACTGTGACTCTATAGTGCGTGATCGttcttaggctgtattcacaccacGATTCTTCAGTGTGGTTACCTGATCCTGCTGGGAGATTTGAAAACCTGGTGCTCCCGTTTCCCAGCCGTACCCCGCTCGCATCTCGttaatttgaatgagctgaccagagtcagatagtgactccggtcagctaattTTCGCCCTGTATCCGAttttgtgaccggactgaaaactgtggtaTACTATGTCACCGTATTGAAgaatcatggtgtgaatgcacccttaggctagCAAAACAAAGAATAATGTCCAGCCTTCCAGCTCATGGATGTGATACTTAGCTTTATTCACAGGATATCTTCAGAAAACACAGGTAGGGACACTGACGCGTTTTGGCCCGTGTTCTAGGCCTTACTCATACTACAAAAACTTCTTAGAAATGACTCCAATATATAGGGAGGAAGGTAGGCGGCCTTCTAATCAGTCTCGCCTGAGACTCTCCAGGATCCACCTCCTCCCTACATTCACACAGAAGTAGTACACTTCAAATTCCATAAAACCAAATGTACAAGTAAAAACAGTAATATTAAAGGTCACATGCCCACATGTGGATATTACACGTGATGATCGTCACACCTTTTTTAAAATAGTGTGATCGGCATGTATGTATATCTTCCTAGTGCTTCCATTGGCAACAGCATATTGGTTCAATGCCGTGTCAGTAAACTGCTGTAAACGCATACAAATGTATAATTACAGTATCTTGCTGATGTCAATGGACATATAGGTCCTGATTTATAaaccagcctgaaaccctaattgtcagttttttctcttagcaaccaatcacagctatactttcactttagaagaacttgttaaaggagtagtccagtgctgaataacgtatcccctatcctaaggatagggcatacgtttcagaccactggggccccccgcgatttcctgtactgggccccggctcaccggccagatagcgggtgttgaccactgcacgaagcgttggccgacactccccctcaatacagcactaTGGCAAAGccagagattgctgaaggcagcgctccggccctgacgcagagttgtattgagggggcgtttcaGCCGCcgtttcgtgcggtggtcaacacgcccctttcccgcgggctgccggggccccctacaggagattgcggggtgccccagcaatcggaccccccgtgatctgagacttatcccctatccttaagcactggactactcctttcaaGATTCAAAAgtttagctgtgattggttgctgtgggaaaaaccagacaatttgggtttcaggctgattgataaatctcccacacagTTTCAGGAATTGGAAGAAAAACCCAACTCTATAATTATACTGAGGCACTGAACTATGTACCATTAAGTTTAAGAAAtaccttttacattttttataattattgttattatttatttattttctgcctcTATAAGGAATGGAAAGAGAGAGGGTCTATTCTTAATAACCACAGAAGGGTGCATAAGTGAGAGGACACTGCACTAACATGATTTGGCCCTTGTAGTGCTGCAATTGTTCTTGAACCTTTAGGGTAGGTTCACGcgtggatttacagcgtattttacgctgcagatccgctggtgacggcccgctctatgctggctttacatgtgctggTCATAGCGGccatacgccgctaccagcagacacactgctatgtgcgagtcgcagtacactcgcacatcgcaggagctctctgcctagctcagagcagggagagtggccgcgatgtgcgagtacgctgcgcacatcgctgcactgtgtctgctggtaTCTTTCTTGGATCTGCATTTGAAGGAGAACAGAGAATCTGGCAAAATAGCAATACGTACAGAAAGGAAATGTCAGTAAATTCTATCCTTCATGCCAAATCCTGCCACCCTTCACATGTCGTGAACAATTTACCAATCGGAGAGATGATCCATGCACGTCGTATTTGTTCCTCTATAGAAGACTTAGAAACTGAAGCCAATAACATAGAAAAACAGCTGGCTGCTAGGGGTTACCCCATGTAGAGTATACAATGTGCACGGAGCATAGGGAGAGAAAAATAACAGACAGGATTTAATCACTCCCATAGAAACAAGTAAGAAGCCATCAGGAGTACAACCAATAGTGTTTTCTACTCAATATAGTTTAGTCGGCAATATAAGATGGTGTGTGGCATTATACACAAATATATGCCGATTATATCTTTGGATCCTCTGTTCTCTAAGGCATTATCTGGGGGCTACAAATGTGTAGTTGAAAGAGCATCGACATTGGGACAAAAACTATCTTCCCAACCTTTTTCTCAATAGTACTTGTCCTAAACCTACCTGGCTCCACACGGTGGGGTCATATAAATGTGGCCACACTAAGTGTACGTGTTGCAAAATCATTCAGAATGCATCCACATTTGTATCCTACACAAATCAGGAAGAATTCAAGGTTAAACAAtatatcaattgtaatactacggtaattatgtaATTTACTTATTCTCCTGTATTGTGTGTAGGGTGCACCATGAACCCTCTGAAAATTCCCCATTTCAACTCTAAAAACATATCCATGGTGTCCAGACATTGTGCTGAACACCATGGTGGTTCTTTTTCTACAATGATAGTTCAGGGTATCGAGCGAGTCTCAGCCCTGATCAGAGGAGGGAATTACAAACAAACTCCTGGAGGCTTGAATAAAAGACAGGTTGCATTATTGAATCCCTTTCTCTGTTCGGTTAGAATTTTTATGATACCTGTTCACACTAGACTCTATGACTAGCGGTTTCTGTCTATGCATTTATTTCAGTTTATTAGTGCAGTGTCCTCTCACTTATGCACCCTTCCGTGGTTAAGAATAGACCCTCTCTCTTTCCATTCCTTATAgaggcagaaaataaataaatacctttttttaatattttttttttttttttataattattggtATTTCTTTAACATAATAGTACAGTGCCTGGGTATAATTATGGAGTTGGGTTTTTCTTTCAATTCCTGACACTATATGTCAATTGACATGAGCAAGATACTGTAATTATACATTTGTAGGCGTTTACAGCAGTTTACTGATATGGCATAGAACCAATAATGGACATTGGAAGCACTAGGAAGATATACATACATGCCGGCCATACTTGATTGTAACTATTTTAAAAAAGAAGGTATGAAGATCATTACGTGTAATATCCACGTGGGCATGTGACCTTTTGTATTACTGTTTTATATTGTACATTTGGCTTTATGGAATATAAAGTTTACTACTTCTTTGTGACTGTAGGGAGGAGGTGGATCCTGGAGAGTCTCGGGTGAGACTGATTAGAAGGCCGCCTACCTTCCTCCCTATATATTGAAGTCATTTGTATGAAGTTTTTGTAGTATGAGTAAGGCCTAGAACACGGGCCGAAACTgacatttttctttgttttggtGGGGTCCGCACCTGTCCGTGCCTCAGACGGCATCTTGAGTGAGCGGATCAGAACTGCCTTGCTTCCTTCacccttaggctacattcacattacGATTTTGCCATGctgttttgcatcagtttttgttgTGGAAAACTTATCCctcaaaaactgacaaaactgtatgcaaTCGTATGCACAATAAGGTTTTCATTGAGTACAGTGTTATAAAAACAATATATGCTTTTTATGAAGGATACAaaacccttttggaaactacaaaacAGGACACAACTGGACACATAACCTTGGTAGAGTACAGTTTTGTGCACAGCAATAAAAACAAACCAAACCGTACACAAgcaaaaacgtacacaaccgtATACATCTTGTTTAAGTGTCTGTATGGGAAGTCAATGTATACAGATTGCCATACGAGTGCATACGGTTTTTAAAGACaaaactgtatacgggaaccatGTAGCagaattgtgatgtgaatgcaccctaggtTGGGTGTAGTTTATACACATCACTGCACATGGGTTGGTATTGGTGGGAAGTGTGCACACTTCTAGTATCCACTGTGATACATCAGTTCCTCTTTCAGTAGGACCCTGCTTATTTCTGCTTGACTGTTGCATTGTCAAGTGTCTGGTTATAATGCATTTTGGGGCCAGTCCCCAAGCaggatttttacagcagtgttggtcAGCAGACAAGCACATGACTCTTAAGCTACTTCTTTTCTTCAGGATGTGTTCTTATTTATGGCATATGTTATGGCCGTTCCCAAATTCCCACATGCCTTTTCCTCCTTCTTTCCATCAGCATCAGACTATGGGTTGAAGCTGCCTATTCTACGTGCCGTCCCAGAGGATCAGATTCTGTACCAGACAGAGAGGTATAATGAAGACAGCTTTGGCTATGACATCCCTATCAGAGAAGAAGGGGAATATGTCCTGGTGCTAAAGTTTGCAGAGGTGTACTTTGCCCAGtcacagcagaaggtaagggtgTCATGTTCCTGGCATTCTCCTCCCAGTCAAGCTGTGACAGCACATGTCCCATGAGATTCTAACAGATGGCATGTTGTCGGTGCAGGTAAATGACACTAACAGCTCGTGTTACTGCTCTCTGCTTCCCTCAGGTGTTTGATGTACGTGTAAATGGACATAATGTGGTGAAAGATCTTGATATATTTGACCGTGTAGGACACAGCACAGCACACGATGAGATCATCCCCATCGTCATCAAGAAGGGAAAACTCACTATCCAAGGGGAAGTGTCCACCTTTACAGGGAAGCTCACTGTGGAGTTTGTAAAGGTAATGTTTGGTGTCCTGACAAATCCTTATGGGTATTACAGCTATTCAAAAAGTAGTAGGAGACCAAACTATAGTGTTTGTAGTGTATAAGTATGTTGTATTGTAGCTGTATATGACTTTTATTGGCCACTTTGCTTAATTACTTTACAGTGTGGCTTTATTCCCACAGATAGTGTATAGTGTCTGGAAAATGGCTTGTATaaagtttttgtgttttttttaattatttttccttCTCTTTTTAGGGATATTATGATAATCCCAAAGTTTGTGCTTTGTACCTTATGAAAGGAACAGTAGACGGTGAGTTATATATATGAAAAGAAAAACTTAAATGCACATACTATAGTTTGTTATAAAAGATGAAGAATTTTTATTGCTTTATGTAATCACATATGACACACTTTCCAGTGTGCTATGAGCAATGGCATATCCTGATGCTGTGCCAATTTAGCTTTGAGCTGTAACAGTCTGGTTTATAGGGAAATATTTCCAAACAACAAAAGACTTTAGAATGAAGTTGTCAGGCAGTGTGTCCCCAGCAACCAGTCTGTCTTGGATTactcagtttaaaggggttatccaccataaggtgactttagtacttacctgccagactgtaatggacatgcttaggaaggatcagtgcttgtcttggggataaatggctaatGCTGCTGCGAATTTGCTATTTCcttttggagttccctccctctaactacatatcccaggatcccttatttgtaagtgtaagagttcacttttctccctcccacacatcagtcaccctacCCTTTGTAGCACACCtgagctacaattccctgcagccctgtggagaacgaTCTCCTTCTCACTTAACAGttgctccatccattgaagccaACAGGCTCCCTTTAAACACCTGACAAGTGATtaaatgtctcgggccgcactgcaacctgggaaaacctgagacaacactcattttatatgctgttaaaaataaacatcagggcaaagatcacataagaattgggagACCATCCATCAATGACAgatatagacactatattatgaactacactaattgtACAGCCTCTgttgcacagtcaaataaaaaaaaattcctggaatacccctatatgGTGTATTCTGcataggattttatgctgcagatttcaatgtaaactaaatgactgaacacagcttcaaatcctgtacatcaaatctgcgcaggatactgtatatgtaaatagaacctttaaaggggttttcccacaaAAGGCACCAGTCATCTCCTCGCAGGATACAAGATCTGTGTACAACTGCTGCTGCCCCTACTGATCTACTGATGATCTCGGCTGTCCTGTGTACTCCTCTTTGatatggagcagcagttggacatgtatgctgcagaggaagttgtatagtcattttctgtctgaccacagtgatttctgctgacacctctgtccgtatcaggaactgtttagagaagaaacaaatccccatagcaaacctctcctgctctgcacagttcctgacatgaacagaggtgtcagacagaaaagaactacacaacttcctctgcaacatacagctgctgataaataCTACAAGGattaaagatttttatatagaagtaatttacaaatctgtttaactttctggcactagttgtcgagtacccctttaaccccttaaggaccacgggcgtacgggtacgccctgacatcctggtacttaaggaccaagggcgtcccTGTGGGACTTTCAGTCCccaccgggcagggaccggaccaggatgactgctgatatctatcagcaggcataccgtgccaatgcccagggaggtcctgagaccaaccccctcccctctccaattTTGGCAATCGCTggtgcattcacactggcagttgcggtgattccgggtcatacaggtctccggtgacctggaaaataagggggatcgggattgtccaagacaccctgaaggaataggagtgaggtggcaggggtgccacccctcctatccctgctattggtcggtcagaagcaaccgaccaatagcagatcgggggcggggggggttaaagttcggttcccccgttctgcccacccacagtagtccggacAGAATGGGGGAACAGacggtgaccggcgccggaggtcctCTTATGATCGGCGGCATAGGATGctgatgcggctccctggtgcggcaatcctatggaagccggtgagtagttgcctagcaacatctggagggctacagttttgagaccactatacggtggtctctaaactgtaaccctccagatgttgcaaaactacaacttccagcatgcccagacagcagtttgggcatgctgggatctgcagtctctaaactgtggcccttcagatcttgcaaaactacaactcccagcattctcggcatgctgggagttgtagttatgcaacagctggaggtacacaactacatctcccagcttgcccttcgacgatcagtacatgctgggagttgtagttttgcaacagctggaggcacactggttggaaaatactgagttgggtaacagaacctaactgaagattttccaaccagtgttcctccagctgttgcaaaagtacaacttccagcatgcatggtcggtcagtgcatgctggaagttgtagttttgcaacagctggaggtttggccggggagccaatgcgctccctgcctgtctgattgacaggcagggagcgagtgcagcctaactgaaaaaggactgattgccaagccaaaatcagtcctttttcaggcgtgatgtcacgccaggctacagccggccactaggagagagacccctagtggccggttttcaaatgtaaattaaacaattttaatttaaaaaaaaataaaagtatattagagaaattttgtagtacataagtactacaacatatcaaaaaataaagttggtgacagtgcccatttaaagggatacttgagtttttttttttataaaaaaaaaaaaaaagtcccaccaGTTGGTAAAAAGGTAGGGCTCCCAGACAGAGCCACAGATAGAAatgacccccattaggtagagctccccccccccccccccagtactgtgacaggccccagatagatatgacccccatcagttaggcaggtagggctcccatttaAACAATTCTACTCCTTAAGTCAGAGCTTTCCAAACTCTTCATGGTGATGCCCTTACATATTTTCATGACACACTCCTTGCTATACTGACACTTGCATGCATCACGTTGCGCGCCGACATTGCACAATGTAGTACCAATATCAGTATTAGAAAGCTGCTACCATCCTGTGAcagttcattccccccccccccccccccatcacacactGTGCCATATCATTCCCGTGCCATTTTATATTTCACCCCTTCTCCCCCCgtgtcattatatttcagccccccctgtgccattatatttcagccccccctgtgtcattatattacaCCCTCCCTTCCTTTGCCACATCACCTTCACCAaagcccctccccctgcttttGCCTATCCTCTGTCCCCATGTGCGCTCTGGCAGGCTCAGGGGGTTGGTGGTTATGTTGCTGGAAAGCATCCTCTGTCCTGACAGAGGTGCacacgatgagtgacgtcatcacgCGCCTATGTCGGGATGCTGACGTCCTGTGCGGCTCGCTATAGGCTTTAGCATACAGTTGCAGTCTCTAGGAGTTTAGTGATGAGGCGAGAATGATTGTacctgaagaattcacctgccccgtgcccagaactgcatgtcctgggcgtctggcgatacaatttccacatccctgggggtgcttgccagaggtagcctgactgccattaggtacagagatgaaatCTTCaggc
Above is a genomic segment from Hyla sarda isolate aHylSar1 chromosome 1, aHylSar1.hap1, whole genome shotgun sequence containing:
- the MLEC gene encoding malectin; translated protein: MPGGTVRGPLAVLLFALLAPFAVVAAALGDKVIWAVNAGGEAHVDVHGIHYRKDPLEGRVGRASDYGLKLPILRAVPEDQILYQTERYNEDSFGYDIPIREEGEYVLVLKFAEVYFAQSQQKVFDVRVNGHNVVKDLDIFDRVGHSTAHDEIIPIVIKKGKLTIQGEVSTFTGKLTVEFVKGYYDNPKVCALYLMKGTVDEVPKLQPHPGLEKKEEDEEDEEEESPSTRRNTKKSVQSGPRTPNPYASDNSSLMFPILVAFGVFIPTLFCLCRL